In a single window of the Azospirillum sp. B510 genome:
- a CDS encoding aldehyde dehydrogenase (NADP(+)): MTITGEMLIGASAHRGGQGAFRAVDPSTGEALEPAFGGGGVAEVERACALAWAAFDAFRETGLERRAAFLETIAQAILDIGDELITRAMAETGLPRARLEGERGRTVGQLRLFAQVVREGGWIEARIDPAQPARAPLPRADLRQRHIALGPVAVFGASNFPLAFSVAGGDTASALAAGCPVVVKGHGAHPGTSELVGRAVQAAVASCGLPEGVFSLLFGNGREIGTALVADPRIKAVGFTGSRGGGLALMGVAARRPEPIPVYAEMSSINPVFLMPAALASRAEALGKGFVASLTMGAGQFCTNPGILLGVEGADLDRFVAAAVEALGGSAASTMLTPGIHAAFDSGVARLAGSGAVATLARGLACNGPNQARAAFFTTTAEAFLADTALQEEVFGAASLLIRCKDVAAMVAVAERLEGQLTATLQMDAADKAAVAGLIPTLERKAGRLLANGWPTGVEVCHAMVHGGPFPATSDPRGTSVGTLAIRRFLRPVCYQDIPADLLPEALRDGNPLGVWRRVDGTLGKD; this comes from the coding sequence ATGACCATCACCGGCGAGATGCTGATCGGCGCTTCGGCGCATCGCGGCGGCCAGGGCGCGTTCCGCGCCGTCGACCCCTCCACCGGCGAAGCGCTGGAGCCTGCCTTCGGCGGCGGCGGCGTGGCCGAGGTGGAGCGCGCCTGCGCGCTGGCCTGGGCCGCCTTCGACGCCTTCCGCGAAACCGGGCTGGAGCGGCGCGCCGCCTTCCTGGAGACCATCGCCCAGGCCATCCTCGACATCGGCGACGAGCTGATCACCCGCGCCATGGCCGAGACCGGCCTGCCGCGCGCCCGGCTGGAGGGCGAGCGCGGCCGCACCGTCGGCCAGCTCCGCCTGTTCGCCCAGGTCGTGCGCGAGGGCGGCTGGATCGAGGCCCGCATCGACCCGGCGCAGCCGGCCCGCGCGCCGCTGCCGCGCGCCGACCTGCGCCAGCGCCACATCGCGCTGGGGCCGGTCGCGGTGTTCGGCGCGTCGAACTTCCCGCTCGCCTTTTCGGTGGCCGGCGGCGACACCGCGTCGGCGTTGGCCGCCGGCTGCCCGGTGGTGGTCAAGGGCCATGGCGCCCATCCCGGCACCTCCGAGCTGGTCGGCCGCGCCGTCCAGGCGGCGGTGGCGTCCTGCGGCCTGCCCGAAGGCGTCTTCTCGCTGCTGTTCGGCAATGGACGGGAGATCGGCACGGCGCTGGTCGCCGATCCGCGCATCAAGGCGGTCGGCTTCACCGGCTCGCGCGGCGGCGGGCTGGCGCTGATGGGGGTGGCGGCCAGGCGGCCCGAGCCGATCCCGGTCTATGCCGAGATGAGCAGCATCAACCCGGTCTTCCTGATGCCGGCGGCGCTGGCCTCGCGCGCCGAGGCGCTGGGCAAGGGCTTCGTCGCCTCGCTGACCATGGGAGCCGGACAGTTCTGCACCAACCCCGGCATCCTGCTGGGCGTGGAGGGGGCCGACCTCGACCGCTTCGTCGCGGCGGCGGTCGAGGCTCTCGGCGGCAGTGCCGCGTCGACCATGCTGACGCCGGGCATCCATGCCGCCTTCGACAGCGGCGTCGCCAGGCTGGCCGGCAGCGGCGCGGTGGCGACGCTGGCGCGCGGTCTGGCCTGCAACGGGCCGAACCAGGCGCGGGCGGCCTTCTTCACCACGACGGCGGAGGCCTTCCTGGCCGATACGGCGTTGCAGGAGGAGGTCTTCGGCGCCGCCTCGCTGCTGATCCGCTGCAAGGACGTGGCGGCGATGGTGGCGGTCGCCGAAAGGCTGGAAGGACAGCTGACGGCGACCTTGCAGATGGACGCGGCGGACAAGGCGGCGGTGGCCGGGCTGATCCCGACGCTGGAGCGCAAGGCCGGTCGGTTGCTGGCGAACGGCTGGCCGACCGGGGTCGAGGTCTGCCACGCCATGGTGCATGGCGGCCCGTTCCCGGCGACGTCGGACCCGCGCGGCACCTCGGTCGGCACGCTGGCGATCCGCCGGTTCCTGCGCCCGGTCTGCTACCAGGACATCCCCGCCGACCTGCTGCCGGAGGCCTTGCGCGACGGCAACCCGCTGGGCGTGTGGCGCCGCGTCGATGGGACGCTTGGAAAGGATTGA